The following proteins are encoded in a genomic region of Ananas comosus cultivar F153 linkage group 25, ASM154086v1, whole genome shotgun sequence:
- the LOC109703483 gene encoding cell division cycle 5-like protein, protein MRIMIKGGVWKNTEDEILKAAVMKYGKNQWARISSLLVRKSAKQCKARWYEWLDPSIKKTEWTREEDEKLLHLAKLMPTQWRTIAPIVGRTPSQCLERYEKLLDAACAKDENYEPSDDPRKLRPGEIDPNPESKPARPDPVDMDEDEKEMLSEARARLANTRGKKAKRKAREKQLEEARRLASLQKRRELKAAGIDTRNRKRKRRGIDYNAEIPFEKRPPPGFYDVTGEDRPAEQPKFPTTIEELEGKRRVDVEAQLRKQDIARNKIAQRQDAPAAILQANKLNDPEAVRKRSKLILPPPQISDHELEEIAKMGYASDLVLATEELSEGSGATRALLANYSQTPRLGMTPLRTPQRTPAGKGDAIMMEAENLARLRESQTPLLGGENPDLHPSDFSGVTPRKREIQTPNPMATPLASPGPVSLTPRIGMTPSRDGHSFGATPKGTPFRDELHINEEMEMHDSGKLELRRQAELRKNLRSGLMNLPQPKNEYQIVIQPIPEENEEVEEKVEEDMSDRIAREKAEEQARQEALLRKRSKVLQRELPRPPASSLELIRNSLIRGGEGRSSFVPPTLFEQADEMINGELLALLEHDNAKYPIDDKQEKEKKKATKRVANGKASASIPEIEDFEEDELKEADSMINEEGMFLRAAMGHENETFEDFVKARDACQEDLMYFPTSNSYGLASVAQNSDKLVALQNEYEIVKKKMDDEAKKATKLEQKIKVLTHGYQARAGKLWSQIEATFKQMGTAATELECFQDLQKQELSAAAYRINNLIEEINKQKAQEQTLQHRYGSLLADYERIQGLLEEHKRQIKIQEEIAAQNRAREEEIASKNHIEEEIAAMNRAIDEDVTDNNSAHEDQMAVETSNLDGQSETVELAPGDQLNVKALVDNDIVECQSASGADMISEDMNDNKEPVELANVADGIVDEDNMVMDEKMGVTENNPVEANVSVQTPTKYDNADPSTDEQAVIDSGEQMVADSLIKENTESVAVIDSSFISVEGENTSDGQVSMSDPNGVTAESDATRTVSLGKCDS, encoded by the exons ATGAGGATTATGATAAAGGGCGGTGTGTGGAAGAACACGGAGGATGAGATCCTCAAGGCGGCGGTGATGAAATATGGCAAGAACCAGTGGGCTCGGATCTCTTCGCTTCTTGTTCGCAAGTCCGCAAAGCAGTGCAAGGCCCGATGGTACGAGTGGCTCGATCCATCGATCAAGAAG ACTGAGTGGACCagggaagaagatgagaagTTACTGCATCTTGCAAAACTCATGCCTACTCAGTGGAGGACAATTGCACCAATTGTGGGACGAACGCCATCTCAGTGCCTCGAGCGCTATGAGAAACTACTTGATGCAGCCTGCGCAAAGGATGAAAATTACGAGCCCAGTGATGACCCACGAAAGTTGCGACCAGGAGAGATTGATCCAAATCCTGAATCTAAACCAGCACGGCCTGACCCAGTCGATATGGATGAGGATGAAAAGGAAATGCTTTCAGAAGCCAGGGCTCGGTTAGCCAACACCAGGGGAAAGAAGGCGAAACGCAAAGCAAGGGAGAAACAACTTGAAGAGGCTCGCCGGCTTGCATCCTTGCAGAAGAGGAGAGAATTGAAGGCAGCTGGTATTGACACAAGGAAccggaagaggaaaaggagaggGATAGACTATAATGCGGAAATACCCTTTGAAAAGAGACCGCCTCCAGGATTCTATGATGTTACAGGTGAAGACAGACCTGCGGAGCAACCTAAGTTCCCTACCACTATTGAGGAACTAGAAGGGAAAAGGAGGGTCGATGTAGAAGCCCAGTTAAGAAAGCAAGATATTGCAAGGAACAAAATTGCACAGAGACAAGATGCTCCTGCTGCTATACTGCAAGCAAACAAGCTGAACGATCCAGAAGCAGTTCGGAAGAGATCGAAACTGATACTTCCACCACCACAGATTTCGGATCATGAGCTGGAGGAGATTGCAAAGATGGGTTATGCGAGTGATCTTGTTCTAGCTACAGAGGAACTTAGTGAAGGAAGTGGTGCCACTCGAGCTCTTCTTGCTAATTATTCACAAACGCCGAGGTTAGGAATGACGCCTTTGCGCACACCGCAGAGAACTCCAGCTGGTAAAGGCGATGCTATTATGATGGAGGCTGAAAATCTTGCACGCCTGAGAGAGTCACAGACGCCTCTGTTAGGAGGGGAGAATCCGGACCTTCATCCATCGGATTTCTCAGGTGTTACCCCACGGAAAAGGGAGATACAAACTCCCAATCCGATGGCAACTCCTCTGGCAAGTCCTGGCCCTGTGAGCCTCACCCCGAGGATCGGCATGACTCCCTCAAGAGATGGACATTCTTTTGGTGCAACTCCAAAAGGAACTCCTTTTCGGGACGAACTTCACATTAATGAAGAGATGGAGATGCACGATAGCGGGAAACTTGAGCTCCGTCGGCAGGCTGAACTGAGAAAAAACTTGCGCTCTGGTTTGATGAACCTTCCACAGCCTAAAAATGAATACCAAATAGTAATACAACCTATTCCGGAGGAAAATGAAGAAGTTGAGGAGAAAGTTGAGGAGGATATGTCGGACAGGATAGCAAGGGAAAAGGCTGAGGAACAAGCAAGGCAAGAGGCCTTGCTGAGAAAGAGATCTAAAGTGCTTCAGAGAGAGTTACCTAGGCCACCTGCCTCCTCTTTGGAGCTGATAAGAAATTCCCTCATTAGGGGTGGCGAAGGTAGAAGTTCTTTTGTTCCCCCCACTTTATTTGAGCAGGCTGATGAAATGATAAACGGGGAGCTGCTTGCACTTCTAGAGCATGATAATGCCAAATATCCGATTGACGATAaacaagaaaaggagaagaaaaaagcaACCAAGCGTGTGGCAAATGGGAAAGCTTCTGCTTCCATTCCTGAAATTGAAGATTTTGAAGAGGATGAGCTGAAAGAG gCTGATTCTATGATTAATGAAGAGGGAATGTTTCTTCGTGCGGCAATGGGACATGAGAATGAAACCTTCGAGGATTTCGTCAAAGCACGTGATGCATGCCAGGAGGACCTTATGTATTTCCCCACTAGCAACAGTTATGGTCTTGCCAGTGTTGCTCAAAACAGCGACAAGCTTGTGGCTCTACAAAACGAGTATGAGATTGTGAAAAAGAAAATGGATGACGAGGCAAAGAAGGCTACAAAGCTTGAACAGAAGATTAAAGTTCTGACACATGGATACCAA GCAAGAGCTGGAAAATTATGGTCACAAATTGAGGCAACATTCAAGCAAATGGGCACTGCTGCAACCGAACTTGAATGCTTTCAGGATCTTCAAAAGCAGGAACTGTCGGCTGCCGCATACAGAATCAATAATCTGATTGAAGAAATCAACAAACAGAAAGCACAAGAACAAACTCTTCAGCACCGTTATGGATCTCTCTTGGCTGATTATGAAAGAATCCAGGGCCTTTTGGAAGAACACAAAAGACAAATTAAAATACAGGAAGAAATCGCAGCACAAAATCGCGCTCGTGAGGAGGAAATCGCTTCCAAGAATCACATCGAGGAAGAAATCGCAGCCATGAATCGTGCTATTGACGAAGATGTCACCGATAATAACTCTGCCCACGAGGATCAAATGGCTGTTGAAACTTCTAATCTAGATGGACAGTCTGAAACTGTTGAGTTGGCACCAGGTGATCAATTGAATGTGAAAGCTCTGGTTGACAATGATATTGTTGAATGTCAGAGTGCGAGCGGCGCTGATATGATTTCAGAAGACATGAATGATAATAAGGAGCCAGTTGAGTTAGCAAATGTGGCAGATGGGATTGTGGATGAAGATAACATGGTAATGGATGAGAAGATGGGAGTCACAGAGAATAATCCAGTTGAAGCTAATGTTTCTGTGCAAACTCCTACGAAATATGACAATGCTGATCCCAGTACCGATGAGCAGGCAGTTATTGATTCAGGCGAGCAAATGGTCGCTGACAGTTTGATCAAGGAAAACACCGAGTCTGTTGCTGTTATTGACTCTTCTTTCATTTCTGTGGAAGGTGAGAACACCTCAGATGGTCAAGTTTCTATGTCTGATCCTAATGGAGTAACTGCTGAGAGTGATGCTACACGTACCGTTTCCTTGGGAAAATGTGACAGTTAA
- the LOC109703485 gene encoding U-box domain-containing protein 3 isoform X1, translating into MEGGAMDRKVIGGLVNSISRLIHLVACQTGKTPVVKDFRNIVDILKLLKPILDEAFGSPIPSHEQLVKAFEELDETVNEAREFMERLPQRMSKIYSVLQSGPILLKVQRSSIVICQILNKLLQSSSFTTLLSSIQHCMQELQCAELEPVTELIENALKDLRENVIPSLEDIIKIVDTIGLASNQELLMESVALEKERLKLELKQKSEEAVIMNQITDLVNHIRYCVAKLEQFGFINGIPIPSHFRCPLSLQLMLDPVIVASGQTYERSFIQKWLDNGLRVCPKTRQTLVHTELISNYTVNALIASWCEENNIKQCDSVRLDQITNPFLTNISHKDSFSGSSVKYFDRSEQQRHKISSGCVEEITAEMTKLQKSDSLEKKSSHSESESITSVISSIGQSAKLDEKARGEVSFPSSSPLNKEIGFSSWFSPNQVYRCKSENSNNIMNLSSLCSPEFNDLTTSLHVQKLVENLKSQNPEAQTAAASELRLLTKHNTENRVLIAKCCAIVPLVSLLHSTVKTVQENAVTALLNLSIDGNNKVLIAEAGAIEPLIYVLECGTMEAKENSAAALFSLSVLDDYKVKIGRSNAIRALVNLLGSGSPRGRKDASTALFNLSICHENKARMVQAGAVKYLVELMDPSKGMADKSVALLANLSTIPEGRVAITQEGGIPLLVEIVETGSQRGKENAASALLQMCLHNNRFCCLVLQEGAVPPLIALSQFGTPRAKEKAQQILSHFRSQREGLVRKVKT; encoded by the exons ATGGAGGGAG GTGCTATGGACAGGAAAGTTATCGGAGGCCTCGTTAACAGTATTTCTCGGCTTATTCATCTGGTAGCTTGCCAGACCGGTAAAACTCCAGTTGTAAAAGACTTCAGGAATATAGTTGACATATTAAAGCTACTGAAGCCCATACTTGATGAAGCCTTTGGCTCTCCGATCCCTTCGCATGAACAACTTGTTAAAGCATTTGAGGAGCTTGACGAAACTGTTAATGAAGCTAGAGAATTCATGGAGAGGTTGCCTCAGAGGATGAGCAAGATATACAGT GTTCTACAAAGTGGTCCAATACTGTTGAAAGTACAAAGATCATCAATTGTTATATGCCAAATCTTGAATAAATTGTTACAGTCCTCTTCATTTACTACACTTCTATCTAGCATCCAG CACTGCATGCAGGAACTTCAATGCGCAGAGCTGGAACCAGTAACTGAACTAATTGAGAATGCTCTCAAAGATCTGAGAGAAAATGTAATTCCTAGCTTAGAAGATATCATAAAGATTGTGGACACTATTGGTTTGGCATCAAATCAAGAACTCCTGATGGAAAGTGTAGCTCTGGAAAAGGAAAGACTAAAGCTCGAGCTCAAGCAGAAGTCTGAAGAAGCAGTTATTATGAATCAGATCACCGATCTTGTCAACCACATTCGCTATTGTGTTGCTAAACTCGAACAATTTGGTTTTATAAATGGGATTCCAATTCCTTCACATTTTCGGTGTCCTCTCTCTTTGCAACTAATGCTGGATCCAGTAATTGTTGCCTCAGGACAGACATATGAAAGATCTTTTATACAGAAATGGCTTGATAACGGTTTAAGAGTCTGTCCAAAGACGCGTCAAACCCTTGTTCACACagaattaatttcaaactaCACAGTGAATGCATTGATTGCAAGCTGGTGTGAAGAGAACAATATAAAGCAATGCGATTCTGTACGATTAGATCAAATCACAAATCCTTTCTTAACAAATATTTCGCACAAAGATTCATTCTCCGGATCCTCAGTTAAGTATTTTGATCGCTCAGAACAGCAGAGACATAAGATTTCATCTGGATGTGTCGAAGAAATTACAGCAGAAATGACTAAATTGCAGAAAAGTGATTCTCTTGAAAAGAAGAGCTCCCATAGTGAAAGTGAATCCATTACAAGTGTCATTTCCAGCATTGGGCAATCAGCGAAGCTTGATGAAAAAGCTAGGGGAGAAGTCTCCTTTCCATCATCCTCTCCTTTGAATAAAGAAATAGGTTTTTCTTCATGGTTTTCTCCAAACCAGGTTTATCGCTGTAAGAGCGAGAATAGCAATAACATCATGAATCTCTCTTCACTTTGCTCTCCAGAATTCAATGATCTTACCACCTCTTTGCATGTTCAGAAACTAGTAGAGAACCTAAAGAGCCAAAATCCAGAAGCACAAACAGCTGCTGCATCAGAGCTAAGACTTCTTACAAAGCACAACACGGAAAACCGTGTACTGATTGCGAAATGTTGTGCTATTGTTCCATTAGTCTCACTACTCCATTCCACGGTAAAAACAGTTCAGGAAAACGCTGTTACAGCTCTGTTGAACTTATCCATTGATGGGAATAATAAAGTTCTCATAGCAGAAGCAGGAGCTATCGAACCACTTATTTATGTGTTGGAATGTGGGACCATGGAGGCCAAAGAAAACTCAGCAGCAGCTCTCTTCAGCCTCTCTGTATTAGATGACTATAAAGTCAAAATCGGCCGTTCGAATGCGATTAGGGCACTAGTCAATCTATTAGGCTCGGGAAGCCCTAGAGGGAGAAAAGATGCTTCCACTGCTTTATTCAATCTCTCCATATGCCATGAGAATAAGGCAAGGATGGTTCAAGCTGGTGCGGTTAAGTACCTTGTTGAGCTTATGGACCCAAGCAAAGGAATGGCCGATAAATCAGTGGCTCTATTGGCGAATTTGTCGACAATACCTGAAGGCAGAGTGGCTATTACACAAGAAGGTGGGATTCCTTTGCTTGTTGAGATAGTTGAGACTGGTTCTCAAAGAGGAAAGGAGAATGCAGCTTCAGCTTTGCTGCAAATGTGTCTCCATAACAACAGATTTTGTTGTCTGGTTCTGCAAGAAGGAGCCGTGCCGCCTCTTATTGCCTTGTCTCAGTTTGGAACACCCAGGGCCAAGGAAAAG GCACAGCAGATTCTCAGTCACTTCCGAAGTCAGCGCGAGGGGCTCGTGCGGAAGGTGAAGACATGA
- the LOC109703485 gene encoding U-box domain-containing protein 3 isoform X2, with protein MDRKVIGGLVNSISRLIHLVACQTGKTPVVKDFRNIVDILKLLKPILDEAFGSPIPSHEQLVKAFEELDETVNEAREFMERLPQRMSKIYSVLQSGPILLKVQRSSIVICQILNKLLQSSSFTTLLSSIQHCMQELQCAELEPVTELIENALKDLRENVIPSLEDIIKIVDTIGLASNQELLMESVALEKERLKLELKQKSEEAVIMNQITDLVNHIRYCVAKLEQFGFINGIPIPSHFRCPLSLQLMLDPVIVASGQTYERSFIQKWLDNGLRVCPKTRQTLVHTELISNYTVNALIASWCEENNIKQCDSVRLDQITNPFLTNISHKDSFSGSSVKYFDRSEQQRHKISSGCVEEITAEMTKLQKSDSLEKKSSHSESESITSVISSIGQSAKLDEKARGEVSFPSSSPLNKEIGFSSWFSPNQVYRCKSENSNNIMNLSSLCSPEFNDLTTSLHVQKLVENLKSQNPEAQTAAASELRLLTKHNTENRVLIAKCCAIVPLVSLLHSTVKTVQENAVTALLNLSIDGNNKVLIAEAGAIEPLIYVLECGTMEAKENSAAALFSLSVLDDYKVKIGRSNAIRALVNLLGSGSPRGRKDASTALFNLSICHENKARMVQAGAVKYLVELMDPSKGMADKSVALLANLSTIPEGRVAITQEGGIPLLVEIVETGSQRGKENAASALLQMCLHNNRFCCLVLQEGAVPPLIALSQFGTPRAKEKAQQILSHFRSQREGLVRKVKT; from the exons ATGGACAGGAAAGTTATCGGAGGCCTCGTTAACAGTATTTCTCGGCTTATTCATCTGGTAGCTTGCCAGACCGGTAAAACTCCAGTTGTAAAAGACTTCAGGAATATAGTTGACATATTAAAGCTACTGAAGCCCATACTTGATGAAGCCTTTGGCTCTCCGATCCCTTCGCATGAACAACTTGTTAAAGCATTTGAGGAGCTTGACGAAACTGTTAATGAAGCTAGAGAATTCATGGAGAGGTTGCCTCAGAGGATGAGCAAGATATACAGT GTTCTACAAAGTGGTCCAATACTGTTGAAAGTACAAAGATCATCAATTGTTATATGCCAAATCTTGAATAAATTGTTACAGTCCTCTTCATTTACTACACTTCTATCTAGCATCCAG CACTGCATGCAGGAACTTCAATGCGCAGAGCTGGAACCAGTAACTGAACTAATTGAGAATGCTCTCAAAGATCTGAGAGAAAATGTAATTCCTAGCTTAGAAGATATCATAAAGATTGTGGACACTATTGGTTTGGCATCAAATCAAGAACTCCTGATGGAAAGTGTAGCTCTGGAAAAGGAAAGACTAAAGCTCGAGCTCAAGCAGAAGTCTGAAGAAGCAGTTATTATGAATCAGATCACCGATCTTGTCAACCACATTCGCTATTGTGTTGCTAAACTCGAACAATTTGGTTTTATAAATGGGATTCCAATTCCTTCACATTTTCGGTGTCCTCTCTCTTTGCAACTAATGCTGGATCCAGTAATTGTTGCCTCAGGACAGACATATGAAAGATCTTTTATACAGAAATGGCTTGATAACGGTTTAAGAGTCTGTCCAAAGACGCGTCAAACCCTTGTTCACACagaattaatttcaaactaCACAGTGAATGCATTGATTGCAAGCTGGTGTGAAGAGAACAATATAAAGCAATGCGATTCTGTACGATTAGATCAAATCACAAATCCTTTCTTAACAAATATTTCGCACAAAGATTCATTCTCCGGATCCTCAGTTAAGTATTTTGATCGCTCAGAACAGCAGAGACATAAGATTTCATCTGGATGTGTCGAAGAAATTACAGCAGAAATGACTAAATTGCAGAAAAGTGATTCTCTTGAAAAGAAGAGCTCCCATAGTGAAAGTGAATCCATTACAAGTGTCATTTCCAGCATTGGGCAATCAGCGAAGCTTGATGAAAAAGCTAGGGGAGAAGTCTCCTTTCCATCATCCTCTCCTTTGAATAAAGAAATAGGTTTTTCTTCATGGTTTTCTCCAAACCAGGTTTATCGCTGTAAGAGCGAGAATAGCAATAACATCATGAATCTCTCTTCACTTTGCTCTCCAGAATTCAATGATCTTACCACCTCTTTGCATGTTCAGAAACTAGTAGAGAACCTAAAGAGCCAAAATCCAGAAGCACAAACAGCTGCTGCATCAGAGCTAAGACTTCTTACAAAGCACAACACGGAAAACCGTGTACTGATTGCGAAATGTTGTGCTATTGTTCCATTAGTCTCACTACTCCATTCCACGGTAAAAACAGTTCAGGAAAACGCTGTTACAGCTCTGTTGAACTTATCCATTGATGGGAATAATAAAGTTCTCATAGCAGAAGCAGGAGCTATCGAACCACTTATTTATGTGTTGGAATGTGGGACCATGGAGGCCAAAGAAAACTCAGCAGCAGCTCTCTTCAGCCTCTCTGTATTAGATGACTATAAAGTCAAAATCGGCCGTTCGAATGCGATTAGGGCACTAGTCAATCTATTAGGCTCGGGAAGCCCTAGAGGGAGAAAAGATGCTTCCACTGCTTTATTCAATCTCTCCATATGCCATGAGAATAAGGCAAGGATGGTTCAAGCTGGTGCGGTTAAGTACCTTGTTGAGCTTATGGACCCAAGCAAAGGAATGGCCGATAAATCAGTGGCTCTATTGGCGAATTTGTCGACAATACCTGAAGGCAGAGTGGCTATTACACAAGAAGGTGGGATTCCTTTGCTTGTTGAGATAGTTGAGACTGGTTCTCAAAGAGGAAAGGAGAATGCAGCTTCAGCTTTGCTGCAAATGTGTCTCCATAACAACAGATTTTGTTGTCTGGTTCTGCAAGAAGGAGCCGTGCCGCCTCTTATTGCCTTGTCTCAGTTTGGAACACCCAGGGCCAAGGAAAAG GCACAGCAGATTCTCAGTCACTTCCGAAGTCAGCGCGAGGGGCTCGTGCGGAAGGTGAAGACATGA
- the LOC109703487 gene encoding N-alpha-acetyltransferase daf-31-like codes for MVCIRQATVEDLLAMQACNLMCLPENYQMKYYLYHILSWPQLLFVAEDYGSKIVGYVLAKMEEDASEPCHGHITSLAVLRTHRKLGLATKLMTAAQNAMESVFGADYVSLHVRRSNRAAINLYTSTLGYKIHDVEAKYYADGEDAYDMRKQLRGRQLQQPARQHQHHHHHHHHHRHGPGGCCPGEPKATHASATAAGRGSASGAVSSSAGDEKVES; via the coding sequence ATGGTGTGCATCCGCCAAGCGACGGTGGAGGACCTGCTGGCGATGCAAGCGTGCAACCTGATGTGCCTCCCGGAGAACTACCAGATGAAGTACTACTTGTACCACATCCTCTCGTGGCCGCAGCTCCTCTTCGTGGCGGAGGACTACGGGTCCAAGATCGTGGGCTACGTGCTCGCCAAGATGGAGGAGGACGCGTCGGAGCCGTGCCACGGCCACATCACCTCCCTCGCCGTCCTCCGCACCCACCGCAAGCTCGGCCTCGCCACCAAGCTCATGACCGCCGCCCAGAACGCCATGGAGTCCGTGTTCGGCGCCGACTACGTATCCCTCCACGTCCGCCGCAGCAACCGCGCCGCTATCAACCTCTACACCTCCACACTCGGGTATAAGATCCACGATGTGGAGGCCAAGTACTACGCCGATGGCGAGGACGCCTACGATATGAGGAAGCAGCTCAGGGGGAGGCAGCTGCAGCAGCCTGCGCGCCAGCAccagcaccaccaccaccaccaccatcatcatcGCCACGGTCCGGGCGGGTGCTGCCCCGGAGAGCCAAAGGCAACTCATGCTTCAGCAACTGCCGCCGGTCGCGGCAGTGCTAGTGGAGCTGTATCTTCTTCCGCAGGAGATGAAAAGGTCGAGTCTTGA
- the LOC109703484 gene encoding putative wall-associated receptor kinase-like 16: MGLALPLMLSKSLMLSSFLLMQLLLQLSIIPSISAAMTAPWPMALPGCPDKCGNISIPYPFGIGPNCFRIDVYEIYEEPYQITCNNSFSPPKAFLQTGNVEVIDISISPAEVRVYNSIARNCIKKRSVDSFSASITIHMPFRFSNRRNKFTALGCYTLAYFVGETEQHFSSGCASFCDSLESTTNGSCAGIGCCQTAIPKDVNKFEMQWGFKTNPVSNVTPCSYAMLVEDEWYDFTSSDLLRFDSKNKNGVPVVLDWAIGDLTCQVAKGKQNYACRSKNSDCYESAIGVGYLCNCSKGYKGNPYLDNGCIDINECEHPDQYPCHGKCTNTPGGYNCTCPQGTRGNPLYENCTRIPEKFPFAAKLAVGASITATIALALCSLTIIKLQKRRHKKEKDEYFKQNGGLRLYEEMRSRQVDTICIFTEKDLEKATNNFDKERILGCGGRGMVFKGILENNREVAIKKSRIVDEDQKEEFVNEIIILSQINHKNVVKLLGCCLEVDVPMLVYDFISNGTLFDFLHGNTNAISLDARLKIAMESAAALAYLHSSTSRSILHGDVKSLNILLDENYGAKVSDFGASKLVPLDEAEFVMFVQGTLGYLDPECLYNHQITEKSDVYSFGVVLLELITRKKAIYRDGTNERKSLASSFVSAVDQNKLCDILDDQIVEEGVMEVLQELAELAMQCLQFKGEERPTMKEVTEGLQILIKFKCHPWGQKNSEETESLLGGELPTHTVPDAVMYHSQEDSAMLNIEAGR; the protein is encoded by the exons atgGGTTTGGCACTTCCATTAATGCTCTCTAAGAGCTTAATGTTGTCGTCCTTTTTGCTGATGCAGCTCCTTCTGCAGCTTTCTATAATCCCAAGCATATCAGCAGCGATGACAGCTCCTTGGCCGATGGCTTTGCCAGGATGCCCTGACAAGTGCGGCAACATCAGCATACCTTACCCTTTCGGTATTGGGCCCAACTGTTTCCGCATAGACGTCTACGAGATTTATGAAGAGCCTTACCAAATCACATGCAATAACAGTTTCAGCCCGCCGAAAGCTTTCCTGCAAACAGGCAACGTCGAGGTGATCGACATCTCCATCTCTCCAGCTGAAGTACGTGTGTACAATTCGATAGCCCGCAATTGCATAAAAAAGAGGTCGGTGGACAGTTTCTCCGCAAGCATCACTATTCACATGCCTTTCCGGTTCTCAAACAGGCGGAACAAGTTCACCGCGCTTGGCTGTTACACCCTCGCGTACTTTGTGGGTGAGACCGAGCAACATTTCAGCAGTGGGTGCGCCTCATTTTGCGACAGTCTGGAAAGCACAACAAATGGCTCATGCGCAGGAATAGGCTGTTGCCAGACAGCTATACCGAAGGACGTGAACAAATTCGAGATGCAGTGGGGATTCAAGACCAACCCGGTGTCGAATGTCACTCCCTGTAGCTATGCGATGTTGGTAGAGGACGAATGGTACGATTTTACTTCATCCGACCTCTTGAGATTTGATTCAAAAAACAAGAATGGGGTCCCTGTGGTGCTGGACTGGGCCATCGGGGACCTTACGTGCCAGGTGGCAAAAGGGAAGCAGAACTACGCGTGCCGTAGTAAGAACAGTGACTGCTACGAGTCAGCCATTGGGGTAGGCTATCTCTGCAATTGCTCAAAGGGCTACAAGGGTAATCCCTATCTCGACAACGGATGCATAG ATATCAATGAATGTGAGCATCCGGATCAGTACCCTTGCCATGGGAAATGCACCAATACACCAGGGGGTTATAACTGCACATGCCCACAAGGCACTCGAGGAAACCCGTTGTATGAAAACTGCACGAGAATTCCAGAAAAATTCCCCTTCGCGGCCAAGTTGGCTGTAG GTGCTAGCATTACTGCCACCATTGCCCTGGCTCTTTGCTCTTTAACAATTATAAAGTTGCAAAAGAGAAGgcacaagaaagaaaaagatgagtATTTCAAACAAAATGGAGGTCTCAGATTATACGAAGAGATGCGGTCGAGACAAGTTGATACAATTTGCATATTTACAGAAAAGGATCTAGAGAAGGCAACAAACAACTTCGACAAGGAAAGAATCCTTGGCTGTGGAGGTCGTGGCATGGTTTTCAAGGGGATCTTGGAGAACAACAGAGAAGTTGCCATTAAGAAATCTAGAATAGTTGACGAAGACCAAAAAGAAGAATTCGTAAATGAAATAATTATTCTTTCTCAGATCAATCATAAGAATGTCGTTAAGTTATTGGGTTGTTGCTTAGAGGTAGATGTCCCCATGCTGGTCTATGATTTCATCTCCAATGGTACTCTTTTTGACTTTCTTCATGGCAACACTAACGCAATTTCTCTGGATGCCCGCCTAAAGATTGCTATGGAATCTGCAGCAGCACTTGCTTATCTGCATTCTTCGACCTCTCGCTCTATCCTCCATGGTGATGTCAAGTCTCTTAACATACTCCTAGATGAGAACTACGGGGCAAAAGTATCAGACTTTGGAGCATCAAAATTAGTACCATTGGATGAAGCTGAATTTGTCATGTTTGTCCAAGGGACTCTAGGTTACTTAGACCCTGAATGCTTATACAACCACCAAATAACAGAAAAAAGCGATGTTTATAGCTTCGGGGTTGTACTCTTAGAGCTTATTACAAGGAAGAAGGCGATTTATCGTGATGGCACCAATGAAAGGAAAAGTTTAGCATCGAGCTTTGTTTCAGCAGTAGATCAAAACAAACTATGTGATATCTTAGATGATCAAATTGTGGAGGAAGGAGTAATGGAAGTGCTCCAAGAATTAGCAGAACTTGCCATGCAATGTCTTCAGTTTAAAGGAGAAGAGAGGCCTACAATGAAGGAAGTTACCGAAGGCCTacaaatactgataaaattcaAATGTCACCCATGGGGACAAAAGAATTCTGAAGAGACAGAGAGCTTGCTTGGTGGTGAATTGCCAACACACACTGTACCAGATGCGGTGATGTATCATAGCCAAGAGGACAGTGCAATGCTCAATATAGAGGCTGGGAGATGA